The Arachis hypogaea cultivar Tifrunner chromosome 16, arahy.Tifrunner.gnm2.J5K5, whole genome shotgun sequence genome contains a region encoding:
- the LOC112756937 gene encoding uncharacterized protein produces MGATPFYHSILKVRLLKHFDKPMDMRYDGTQDPQEHLTAFEARMNLEGVGDEVKCRAFPVTLAGPAIRWLNALPQGSVTTFADITHGFLAQFTTHIAKAKHPINLLGVTQRNGELTRKYLNRFNDECLEIDGLTDSVASLCLTNGLSNEDFRKHLTTKPVWTMQEIQNVAREYINDEEVSQVVAANKRQPTNHPPLQPGCGERPKEFSKDGGSTKPFKPFPRVEKFTNYTPLTAPIVEAYQQIADKGILSKPRQPKERTGRNKNLYGDYHKGFGHKTQDCFDLKDALEQAIREGKLVEFSQFIREPRRRERERSKENKGRAVKPRQEPNEDYEHGLTVVNVVIGRDTPPRSKSATKKDAKILAVSSSNCKTSSRETPTISFGPEDQWFHDIPENPPW; encoded by the coding sequence ATGGGAGCAACCCCTTTTTACCACTCCATTCTCAAGGTCCGGCTGCTGAAGCATTTCGACAAGCCAATGGACATGAGATACGACGGAACCCAGGACCCCCAAGAACACctaacggcctttgaggccaggatgaacttgGAGGGTGTGGGTGACGAGGTGAAGTGTCGCGCTTTTCCCGTAACCCTGGCGGGACCAGCAATCCGATGGTTGAACGCGCTCCCCCAAGGGTCCGTGACGACTTTCGCAGACATAACTCATGGCTTCCTAGCCCAATTTACCACGCACATTGCTAAAGCCAAGCACCCGATTAACCTCCTAGGGGTAACCCAAAGAAACGGGGAATTGACCAGAAAGTATCTTAACAGGTTCAATGATGAATGCCTGGAGATCGATGGCCTGACcgactcggtggccagcctgTGTCTGACGAACGGGCTGTCGAACGAAGACTTTaggaaacacctcaccaccaaacCTGTATGGACCATGCAAGAAATCCAGAACGTGGCAAGAGAATACATCAACGATGAAGAGGTCAGCCAGGTGGTGGCGGCCAACAAACGACAGCCTACCAACCATCCTCCCCTCCAACCTGGGTGCGGGGAAAGGCCCAAGGAGTTCTCCAAGGATGGAGGATCGACTAAACCTTTCAAGCCTTTCCCCCGAGTAGAAAAGTTCACAAACTACACCCCTCTGACGGCCCCGATTGTTGAGGCATACCAACAAATAGCTGACAAAGGCATCTTGTCGAAACCCCGCCAACCCAAGGAGAGAACAGGCAGGAACAAGAACCTGTACGGCGACTACCACAAAGGCTTTGGCCACAAAACCCAAGACTGCTTCGATTTAAAGGATGCTTTGGAACAAGCCATTCGTGAAGGAAAACTCGTCGAGTTCTCACAATTCATAAGAGAACCCAGGAGGAGAGAGCGAGAGCGTTCTAAAGAGAACAAAGGCCGAGCCGTGAAGCCAAGGCAAGAGCCCAACGAAGACTACGAGCATGGCCTCACAGTTGTTAACGTTGTAATAGGAAGGGACACACCCCCCAGGTCTAAGTCTGCGACCAAGAAGGATGCTAAAATCTTGGCCGTATCATCAAGCAATTGTAAAACCTCATCCAGGGAAACTCCAACAATATCGTTTGGACCGGAAGACCAATGGTTCCATGACATCCCGGAGAACCCCCCATGGTGA